A single region of the Streptomyces virginiae genome encodes:
- a CDS encoding class III extradiol dioxygenase subunit B-like domain-containing protein yields MLVAAAVCPAPPLLVPEVAAGAAAELGDARTACSDALAVLAASRPDLLVVVGSAAEGGAYDQGTPGSFAGFGVDLTVTLGPDLGEPPSGHATGVTLPTSLAVAGWLLGQARWAAAPVAGAAVAADLAPSGCGLLGADLGASAERVAMLVLGDGSACRTLKAPGYLDERAAAFDAAAARALGAADVAALAGIDATLAAELQAAGRAPWQVLAGAAEGAELEGRLLYEDAPYGVGYFVAAWS; encoded by the coding sequence ATGCTCGTAGCCGCCGCAGTCTGTCCCGCCCCGCCGCTGCTCGTGCCGGAGGTCGCCGCGGGGGCCGCCGCCGAACTCGGCGACGCCCGCACCGCCTGCTCCGACGCGCTGGCGGTGCTCGCCGCGTCCCGGCCCGACCTGCTGGTCGTGGTCGGCTCCGCCGCCGAGGGCGGCGCCTACGACCAGGGCACCCCCGGCAGCTTCGCCGGATTCGGCGTGGACCTGACCGTCACCCTGGGCCCCGACCTGGGCGAACCGCCGAGCGGCCACGCCACCGGGGTCACCCTCCCGACGTCCCTCGCGGTGGCCGGCTGGCTGCTCGGGCAGGCCCGCTGGGCGGCCGCCCCGGTCGCCGGAGCGGCCGTCGCCGCGGACCTCGCCCCGAGCGGCTGCGGCCTCCTCGGCGCGGACCTGGGCGCTTCCGCCGAACGGGTGGCCATGCTGGTCCTCGGGGACGGCAGCGCCTGCCGCACCCTCAAGGCCCCCGGGTACCTCGACGAGCGCGCCGCCGCCTTCGACGCGGCCGCGGCTCGCGCGCTGGGCGCCGCCGACGTGGCCGCGCTGGCCGGGATCGACGCCACTCTCGCGGCCGAGCTCCAGGCCGCCGGACGGGCCCCCTGGCAGGTCCTGGCCGGCGCCGCCGAGGGCGCGGAACTGGAAGGGCGCCTGCTGTACGAGGACGCGCCCTACGGCGTGGGGTACTTCGTCGCCGCCTGGTCGTAG
- a CDS encoding LysR family transcriptional regulator: MELAQLRYFVAVVEEGGFTRAGARLHVSQPGVSAQVAQLERELGQRLLDRSGRRVTPTEAGRAVLSYARAALAAVEGVRRTAEEFSGLLRGRVALGLIPGAASAAVDGFDVVEVLGAFHDEHPGVEIALSEDTSERMLAALLRGELDLAVVGIAGEPPPGVSCQVVLDEPLVASVRADDPLVAAAVDGEIPLAALRGRALISLPRGTGLRGVLERACAQAGFAPRVDFEAAAPAVLVRLAARGLGVAVVPSGAESGAGPRADVDAGPASGTATGAGTGTATGLGSSSTGTGTGLCALRITEPRLTGRVALAWRTDGPPGPAAHTLLGRLRAQAPGRPAP; the protein is encoded by the coding sequence ATGGAACTGGCTCAGCTGCGCTATTTCGTGGCCGTGGTGGAAGAGGGCGGCTTCACCCGGGCCGGGGCGCGGCTGCACGTGTCGCAGCCCGGGGTGAGCGCACAGGTCGCGCAGCTGGAGCGCGAGCTCGGGCAGCGGCTGCTCGATCGGTCCGGGCGGCGGGTGACCCCGACGGAGGCGGGCCGGGCGGTGCTCTCGTACGCGCGGGCCGCGCTGGCGGCGGTGGAGGGCGTGCGGCGGACGGCCGAGGAGTTCTCCGGCCTGCTGCGCGGGCGGGTGGCCCTCGGGCTGATCCCGGGGGCGGCCTCGGCGGCGGTGGACGGGTTCGACGTGGTGGAGGTGCTCGGGGCCTTCCACGACGAGCACCCCGGGGTGGAGATCGCGCTGTCCGAGGACACCTCGGAGCGGATGCTGGCGGCGCTGCTGCGCGGGGAGCTGGACCTGGCGGTGGTCGGTATCGCGGGAGAGCCGCCGCCGGGCGTCTCCTGCCAGGTGGTGCTCGACGAACCCCTGGTCGCGTCGGTGCGGGCGGACGACCCGCTGGTGGCGGCCGCGGTGGACGGCGAGATCCCGCTGGCCGCCCTGCGCGGGCGGGCCCTGATCAGCCTGCCGCGCGGGACCGGGCTGCGCGGGGTGCTGGAGCGGGCGTGCGCGCAGGCCGGTTTCGCCCCGCGGGTGGACTTCGAGGCGGCGGCGCCCGCCGTGCTGGTCCGGCTGGCCGCGCGGGGCCTGGGGGTGGCGGTGGTGCCGTCCGGTGCCGAGTCGGGAGCGGGCCCACGGGCCGACGTCGACGCGGGCCCGGCCTCCGGCACCGCGACGGGTGCCGGCACGGGAACAGCCACCGGCCTCGGCAGCAGCAGCACCGGCACCGGCACCGGACTGTGCGCGCTGCGGATCACCGAGCCCCGGCTGACCGGGCGGGTCGCACTGGCCTGGCGCACGGACGGACCGCCCGGGCCGGCCGCGCACACCCTGCTGGGAAGGCTCCGCGCGCAGGCCCCCGGAAGACCCGCGCCGTGA
- a CDS encoding M1 family metallopeptidase → MQLSSPRLRAALLAAASLTLVAAVLPPPTPLGIGDRLFPELGNPGYDVLSYDLSFAYKDNLTPLDAVTVIDARALDRLERINLDFTHGKVASAEVNGEPARFESVGEDLVLTPAHPVAERMPLRITIRHTSDPRGRGDGGWVPTADGLAMANQADAAHRVFPCNDHPADKAIFTFRITAPTGLTAVANGESVAPAVRLGPTTTWTYRTRHPMATELAQVSVGRSAVVHGTGPHGLPLRDVVPAQDRERLDPWLKKTAGHIEWMEERVGRYPFENYGVLIARATTGFELETQTLSLFESALFAGEGYPDWYVESVMVHELAHQWFGDSVTPRTWSDLWLNEGHATWYEALYADGLGKYSLERRMREAYQRSDQWRAAGGPPAAPKAAAPGEKIGLFRPVVYDGSALILYALRQEIGAEAFDRIERRWVSDNRDGIAGTADFVRLASQEAGRDLTAFLNPWLYGTTTPPMPGHPEWSGKAAAAPGKAAATPAKAS, encoded by the coding sequence ATGCAGCTCTCCTCCCCGCGCCTGCGCGCCGCCCTGCTCGCCGCGGCCTCCCTCACCCTCGTCGCCGCCGTCCTGCCCCCGCCGACGCCCCTGGGCATCGGCGACCGGCTCTTCCCGGAGCTCGGGAACCCCGGGTACGACGTGCTCTCGTACGACCTGTCCTTCGCTTACAAGGACAACCTGACCCCGCTCGACGCGGTCACCGTCATCGACGCCCGCGCCCTGGACAGGTTGGAGCGCATCAACCTGGACTTCACCCACGGCAAGGTGGCGTCCGCCGAGGTCAACGGGGAGCCGGCGCGGTTCGAGAGCGTCGGGGAGGACCTCGTGCTCACGCCCGCGCACCCGGTGGCGGAGCGCATGCCCCTGCGCATCACCATCCGGCACACCAGCGACCCGCGGGGCCGCGGGGACGGTGGCTGGGTGCCCACGGCGGACGGCCTGGCCATGGCCAACCAGGCGGACGCCGCCCACCGCGTCTTCCCCTGCAACGACCACCCCGCCGACAAGGCGATCTTCACCTTCCGGATCACCGCCCCGACCGGGCTCACGGCCGTCGCCAACGGGGAGTCGGTGGCCCCGGCCGTGCGGCTCGGTCCCACGACGACCTGGACGTACCGGACCCGGCACCCGATGGCCACCGAGCTGGCCCAGGTCTCGGTGGGCCGTTCCGCGGTCGTGCACGGCACAGGACCGCACGGGCTGCCGCTGCGCGACGTGGTGCCCGCTCAGGACAGGGAGCGCCTGGATCCCTGGCTGAAGAAGACCGCGGGCCACATCGAGTGGATGGAGGAGCGGGTCGGCCGCTACCCCTTCGAGAACTACGGGGTGCTGATCGCGCGGGCCACGACCGGATTCGAGCTGGAGACGCAGACCCTCTCGCTCTTCGAGAGCGCCCTGTTCGCGGGTGAGGGCTACCCCGACTGGTACGTCGAGTCCGTGATGGTCCACGAACTCGCCCACCAGTGGTTCGGCGACAGCGTCACCCCGCGCACCTGGTCCGACCTGTGGCTCAACGAGGGACACGCCACCTGGTACGAGGCCCTGTACGCGGACGGGCTCGGCAAGTACTCCCTGGAGCGGCGCATGCGCGAGGCGTACCAGCGCTCCGACCAGTGGCGGGCGGCGGGCGGCCCGCCGGCCGCCCCGAAGGCCGCCGCACCCGGAGAGAAGATCGGGCTGTTCCGGCCGGTGGTCTACGACGGGTCCGCGTTGATCCTCTACGCCCTGCGGCAGGAGATCGGCGCCGAGGCCTTCGACCGGATCGAGCGGCGCTGGGTCTCGGACAACCGCGACGGGATCGCGGGAACGGCCGACTTCGTACGCCTGGCCTCACAGGAGGCGGGCCGCGACCTGACGGCCTTCCTGAACCCCTGGCTGTACGGGACCACCACCCCGCCGATGCCGGGACACCCGGAGTGGAGCGGCAAGGCGGCCGCGGCACCCGGCAAGGCCGCCGCGACCCCGGCCAAGGCGTCCTGA
- the dapF gene encoding diaminopimelate epimerase gives MTQTTLSFLKGHGTENDFVIVPDPDNAIELPASAVAKLCDRRAGIGADGVLHVVRSAAHPEAAHLADEAEWFMDYRNSDGSIAEMCGNGVRVFARYLQHAGHVEPGDLAVATRGGVKRVHLDKTGDVTVSMGRAELPEGEVTVSVGERSWPARNVNMGNPHAVAFVESLDDAGTLYTAPPFSPASAYPTGVNVEFVVDRGPRHVAMRVHERGSGETRSCGTGACAVAVATIRRDGVDPAVTGDAVAYTVDLPGGTLIITEYPDGRIDMTGPAVIVAAGEFDRAWLTETAFA, from the coding sequence GTGACGCAGACCACCCTCTCCTTCCTCAAGGGCCACGGCACCGAGAACGACTTCGTGATCGTCCCGGACCCGGACAACGCCATCGAGCTGCCCGCGTCCGCCGTCGCGAAGCTGTGCGACCGGCGCGCCGGGATCGGCGCGGACGGCGTCCTGCACGTCGTCCGGTCCGCCGCCCACCCCGAGGCCGCGCACCTGGCCGACGAGGCGGAGTGGTTCATGGACTACCGCAACAGCGACGGCTCCATCGCCGAGATGTGCGGCAACGGCGTCCGCGTCTTCGCCCGCTACCTCCAGCACGCCGGACACGTCGAGCCCGGCGACCTCGCCGTCGCCACCCGCGGCGGCGTCAAGCGCGTGCACCTCGACAAGACGGGCGACGTCACCGTCTCCATGGGTCGCGCCGAGCTGCCCGAGGGCGAGGTCACGGTCAGCGTCGGCGAGCGGAGCTGGCCCGCGCGCAACGTGAACATGGGCAATCCGCACGCCGTGGCCTTCGTCGAAAGCCTCGACGACGCCGGCACCCTGTACACCGCCCCGCCGTTCAGCCCGGCGTCCGCCTACCCGACCGGGGTCAACGTCGAGTTCGTCGTCGACCGCGGCCCCCGGCACGTCGCGATGCGCGTCCACGAACGCGGCTCCGGCGAGACCCGCTCCTGCGGCACCGGCGCCTGCGCCGTCGCCGTGGCGACCATCCGCCGCGACGGAGTGGACCCGGCCGTCACCGGCGACGCGGTCGCCTACACCGTCGACCTCCCCGGCGGAACCTTGATCATCACCGAATACCCCGACGGCCGGATCGACATGACCGGACCGGCCGTGATCGTGGCCGCGGGAGAGTTCGACAGGGCCTGGCTCACCGAAACGGCTTTCGCGTGA
- the miaB gene encoding tRNA (N6-isopentenyl adenosine(37)-C2)-methylthiotransferase MiaB — MTSSDRSQAVDVKRSYEVRTYGCQMNVHDSERLSGLLEDAGYVRAPEGADGDADVVVFNTCAVRENADNKLYGNLGRLAPMKTKRPGMQIAVGGCLAQKDRDTIVKRAPWVDVVFGTHNIGKLPVLLERARIQEEAQVEIAESLEAFPSTLPTRRESAYAAWVSISVGCNNTCTFCIVPALRGKEEDRRPGDILAEVEALVAEGVSEITLLGQNVNAYGSDLGDREAFSKLLRACGQIEGLERVRFTSPHPRDFTDDVIAAMAETPNVMPQLHMPMQSGSDTILKAMRRSYRQERFLGIIEKVRAAIPHAAISTDIIVGFPGETEEDFQQTMHAVREARFANAFTFQYSKRPGTPAADMEGQIPKEVVQERYMRLVALQEEISWDENKKQVGRTLEVMVAEGEGRKDGATHRLSGRAPDNRLVHFTKPEAEVRPGDVVTVDITYAAPHHLLAEGPTLTVRRTRAGDAWEKRNAAPVQPAGVMLGIPTLGVPAPLPAVTSGCAVPASS, encoded by the coding sequence ATGACCAGCAGCGACCGGAGCCAGGCAGTGGACGTGAAGCGAAGCTACGAGGTGCGCACCTACGGGTGCCAGATGAACGTGCACGACTCGGAGCGGCTCTCCGGTCTGCTGGAGGACGCCGGCTACGTCCGGGCGCCCGAGGGCGCCGACGGCGACGCCGACGTCGTGGTCTTCAACACCTGCGCGGTCCGCGAGAACGCCGACAACAAGCTGTACGGCAACCTCGGCCGGCTGGCCCCGATGAAGACCAAGCGCCCCGGCATGCAGATCGCCGTCGGCGGCTGCCTCGCGCAGAAGGACCGCGACACGATCGTCAAGCGGGCCCCCTGGGTCGACGTCGTCTTCGGTACCCACAACATCGGCAAGCTCCCCGTGCTGCTGGAGCGCGCCCGCATCCAGGAAGAGGCACAGGTCGAGATCGCCGAGTCGCTGGAGGCCTTCCCCTCCACGCTCCCGACCCGCCGCGAGTCCGCGTACGCCGCCTGGGTCTCGATCTCCGTCGGCTGCAACAACACCTGCACCTTCTGCATCGTCCCGGCCCTGCGCGGCAAGGAGGAGGACCGCCGGCCCGGCGACATCCTCGCCGAGGTGGAGGCCCTGGTCGCCGAGGGCGTCTCGGAGATCACCCTGCTCGGCCAGAACGTGAACGCGTACGGCTCGGACCTCGGCGACCGCGAGGCCTTCAGCAAGCTGCTGCGCGCCTGCGGTCAGATCGAGGGCCTGGAGCGGGTCCGCTTCACCTCCCCGCACCCGCGCGACTTCACGGACGACGTGATCGCGGCGATGGCCGAGACCCCGAACGTGATGCCGCAGCTGCACATGCCGATGCAGTCCGGATCGGACACGATCCTGAAGGCGATGCGCCGCTCGTACCGCCAGGAGCGCTTCCTCGGCATCATCGAGAAGGTCCGCGCCGCCATCCCGCACGCGGCGATCTCCACCGACATCATCGTGGGCTTCCCCGGCGAGACGGAGGAGGACTTCCAGCAGACGATGCACGCGGTACGCGAGGCCCGCTTCGCGAACGCGTTCACCTTCCAGTACTCCAAGCGCCCCGGGACCCCGGCGGCCGACATGGAGGGGCAGATCCCCAAGGAGGTCGTCCAGGAGCGGTACATGCGCCTGGTCGCCCTGCAGGAGGAGATCTCCTGGGACGAGAACAAGAAGCAGGTCGGCCGCACGCTGGAGGTCATGGTCGCGGAGGGCGAGGGCCGCAAGGACGGCGCCACGCACCGCCTCTCCGGCCGCGCACCCGACAACCGCCTGGTCCACTTCACGAAGCCGGAGGCGGAGGTCCGCCCGGGCGACGTGGTCACCGTGGACATCACCTACGCGGCCCCGCACCACCTGCTGGCCGAGGGCCCGACGCTGACCGTCCGCCGGACGCGCGCCGGCGACGCCTGGGAGAAGCGCAACGCAGCCCCCGTCCAGCCGGCGGGCGTCATGCTCGGCATCCCGACGCTGGGCGTCCCGGCGCCCCTGCCGGCCGTCACGTCCGGCTGCGCGGTGCCCGCCTCCTCCTGA
- a CDS encoding RelA/SpoT family protein: protein MSAEATNPEAHPEARPELRRRGRTRLDLRRLGRAALLGPTSRDRLPDAIGHVAEAHRAHHPDADLSVLRRAYLLAETSHRGQMRKSGEPYITHPLAVTLILAELGAETTTLTASLLHDTVEDTDVTLDQVRTEFGDEVCFIVDGVTKVEKIDYGAAAEPETFRKMLVATGNDVRVMSIKLADRLHNMRTLGVMRPEKQARIAKVTRDVLIPLAERLGVQALKTELEDLVFAILHPEEYESTRALIAAHAGERDPLPAIADSVRGVLREAGIAAEVQVRPRHFVSVHRIARTRGELRGSDFGRILVLVGENADCYAVLGELHTCFTPVVSEFKDFIATPKFNLYQSLHTAVATPEGYVAEVIVRTRQMHRVAEAGVVALGNPYATATPDAAATDPDEERVDPTRPGWLSRLLDWQQSAPDPDTFWTVLRAELAQDREITVFRADGGTLGLPAGASCIDAAYAQHGAAAHGCIGARVNGRLTSLSSPLSDGDTVQLLLAQDASSGPAVEWLDHARTPAARIAISSWLEAHPDRAMAPTSVARAPLSVVGARGGGGNAVADLPDATVRLAGCCTPVPPDAVAGFLVRGGAVTVHRIHCAAVAQMRAVGRTSVAVHWRATADCRVTLRAESFGRPHLLADLTEAIAREGVEVVSATVEPPVEQRVRHSYTLQLPDAAGLPALMRAMRDVPGVYDVSRV from the coding sequence ATGAGTGCAGAGGCCACGAACCCCGAAGCACACCCCGAAGCGCGCCCTGAGCTCCGCAGACGGGGGCGGACCAGGCTCGATCTGCGCCGCCTCGGGCGCGCGGCCCTGCTCGGGCCGACGTCGCGAGACCGGCTTCCGGACGCCATCGGTCACGTGGCCGAGGCGCACCGCGCCCACCATCCGGACGCCGATTTGTCCGTTCTGCGCCGCGCGTATCTCCTCGCGGAGACCTCGCACCGCGGCCAGATGCGAAAAAGTGGTGAGCCGTACATCACACATCCGCTCGCCGTTACCTTGATCCTCGCCGAACTGGGCGCCGAGACCACCACCTTGACGGCCTCTCTGCTCCACGACACCGTCGAGGACACGGACGTGACCCTCGATCAGGTACGGACGGAGTTCGGCGACGAGGTGTGCTTCATCGTCGACGGCGTCACCAAGGTGGAGAAGATCGACTACGGCGCCGCCGCCGAACCCGAGACCTTCCGCAAGATGCTCGTCGCCACCGGCAACGACGTCCGCGTCATGTCCATCAAACTCGCCGACCGGCTGCACAACATGCGCACCCTGGGCGTGATGCGGCCCGAGAAGCAGGCCCGCATCGCCAAGGTCACCCGTGACGTCCTCATCCCGCTGGCCGAACGGCTCGGCGTCCAGGCCCTGAAGACCGAGCTGGAAGACCTCGTCTTCGCGATCCTGCACCCCGAGGAGTACGAGAGCACCCGCGCGCTCATCGCCGCCCACGCCGGGGAACGCGACCCGCTGCCCGCCATCGCCGACTCCGTACGCGGCGTCCTGCGCGAGGCCGGCATCGCCGCCGAAGTACAGGTACGGCCCCGGCACTTCGTCTCCGTGCACCGCATCGCCCGCACCCGCGGCGAGCTACGCGGTTCCGACTTCGGCCGCATCCTCGTCCTCGTCGGCGAGAACGCCGACTGCTACGCCGTGCTCGGCGAACTGCACACCTGCTTCACCCCGGTCGTCTCGGAGTTCAAGGACTTCATCGCCACCCCGAAGTTCAACCTCTACCAGTCGCTGCACACCGCCGTCGCCACGCCCGAGGGCTACGTGGCCGAGGTCATCGTGCGCACCCGGCAGATGCACCGCGTCGCCGAGGCCGGCGTGGTCGCCCTCGGCAATCCGTACGCCACCGCGACCCCAGACGCCGCCGCCACCGACCCGGACGAGGAGCGCGTGGACCCCACGCGGCCCGGCTGGCTGTCCCGACTGCTCGACTGGCAGCAGTCCGCGCCCGACCCCGACACCTTCTGGACCGTGCTCCGGGCGGAGCTGGCCCAGGACCGGGAGATCACCGTCTTCCGGGCCGACGGCGGAACGCTGGGCCTACCGGCCGGGGCCAGCTGTATCGACGCCGCCTACGCGCAGCACGGCGCGGCGGCCCACGGCTGTATCGGCGCCCGGGTCAACGGGCGCCTCACCTCCCTGTCCTCCCCGCTGTCCGACGGGGACACCGTCCAACTGCTGCTCGCGCAGGACGCCTCCTCCGGACCCGCCGTCGAGTGGCTGGACCACGCGCGGACCCCGGCGGCCCGGATCGCCATCAGCAGCTGGCTCGAAGCCCACCCCGACCGGGCCATGGCCCCCACCTCGGTCGCCCGCGCGCCGCTGTCGGTGGTCGGCGCCCGCGGCGGCGGCGGCAACGCGGTCGCCGACCTGCCGGACGCCACCGTGCGACTCGCCGGGTGCTGCACCCCGGTGCCGCCGGACGCCGTCGCCGGCTTCCTGGTCCGCGGCGGAGCCGTCACCGTGCACCGCATCCACTGCGCGGCGGTGGCGCAGATGCGGGCCGTGGGACGCACCTCCGTCGCCGTGCACTGGCGGGCCACCGCGGACTGCCGGGTCACCCTGCGCGCTGAATCGTTCGGCCGCCCGCATCTGCTGGCCGATCTGACCGAAGCCATCGCCCGCGAAGGCGTCGAGGTGGTCTCCGCGACCGTGGAACCGCCGGTCGAGCAGCGGGTCCGGCACAGCTACACCCTGCAGCTGCCCGACGCGGCCGGGCTGCCCGCGCTGATGCGGGCGATGCGGGACGTGCCGGGCGTGTACGACGTCAGCCGGGTGTAG
- a CDS encoding antitoxin, which produces MGLLDNLKAKLGPAKDKVGDLALQHEGRIGESLDKVAKAVDSKTKGKYSGQITSGTGKAKDALGKIAHKDAPGGPTPPAAS; this is translated from the coding sequence ATGGGCCTGCTGGACAATCTGAAGGCCAAGCTCGGTCCGGCGAAGGACAAGGTCGGCGACCTGGCCCTGCAGCACGAGGGCAGGATCGGCGAGAGTCTGGACAAGGTGGCCAAGGCCGTGGACTCCAAGACCAAGGGCAAGTACAGCGGCCAGATCACGAGCGGGACGGGCAAGGCGAAGGACGCCCTGGGGAAGATCGCGCACAAGGACGCTCCCGGCGGGCCGACGCCGCCGGCCGCTTCCTGA
- the miaA gene encoding tRNA (adenosine(37)-N6)-dimethylallyltransferase MiaA, which yields MRKAAPAPRVIAVVGPTAAGKSDLGVALARRFDGEVVNADSMQLYRGMDIGTAKLTTEERGGVPHHLLDIWDVTDTANVADYQRLARLEIDKLLAEGRTPVLVGGSGLYVRGALDVMEFPGTDPEVRARLEEEVTLRGSGALHARLAAADPAAAQAILPSNGRRIVRALEVIEITGRPFTANLPGHESVYDTVQIGVDVARPELDERIALRVDRMWEDGLVDEVRALEARGLRDGITASRALGYQQVLAALAGEYTEDEARAETVRATKRFARRQDSWFRRDPRVHWLSGAAADRGELPGLAQSLVERAVTA from the coding sequence GTGAGGAAAGCAGCCCCCGCCCCGCGGGTCATCGCCGTCGTCGGTCCCACCGCGGCAGGAAAGTCCGACCTGGGCGTAGCCCTGGCCCGCCGATTCGACGGCGAAGTCGTCAACGCCGACTCCATGCAGCTGTACCGGGGGATGGACATCGGCACCGCCAAGCTGACGACCGAGGAGCGCGGCGGTGTCCCGCACCACCTCCTCGACATCTGGGACGTCACCGACACCGCCAACGTCGCCGACTACCAACGGCTGGCCCGCCTGGAGATCGACAAACTGCTCGCCGAGGGCCGCACCCCCGTCCTCGTCGGCGGATCCGGCCTGTACGTCCGGGGCGCCCTGGACGTCATGGAGTTCCCCGGCACCGACCCCGAGGTCCGCGCCCGCCTCGAGGAAGAGGTCACCCTCCGCGGCTCCGGCGCCCTGCACGCCCGCCTCGCGGCCGCCGACCCGGCCGCCGCGCAGGCCATCCTGCCCAGCAACGGCCGACGCATCGTCCGCGCGCTCGAGGTGATCGAGATCACCGGTCGCCCCTTCACCGCCAACCTGCCCGGCCACGAGTCCGTCTACGACACCGTGCAGATCGGCGTCGACGTGGCCCGCCCGGAGCTCGACGAGCGGATCGCGCTGCGGGTCGACCGGATGTGGGAGGACGGGCTCGTGGACGAGGTCCGCGCGCTGGAGGCCCGCGGGCTCCGGGACGGAATCACCGCCTCCAGGGCGCTGGGCTACCAGCAGGTGCTGGCCGCGCTCGCGGGCGAGTACACCGAGGACGAGGCCCGGGCCGAGACCGTCCGGGCGACCAAGCGGTTCGCCCGCCGTCAGGACTCGTGGTTCCGCCGCGACCCGCGCGTGCACTGGCTCAGCGGGGCCGCCGCCGACCGGGGGGAACTCCCCGGACTCGCGCAGTCGTTGGTCGAACGAGCGGTCACAGCCTGA
- a CDS encoding maleylpyruvate isomerase family mycothiol-dependent enzyme, with the protein MSRRTIAAAVAAERRELADVLDALTPDAWDAPSLCTGWRVREVAAHLSLGFRTTLPGFALELLRARGGLHRMTDRTARRDAAAFTTRELAELLREHAGHPWKPPAAGPTGALAHDVVHGLDITVALDHPRRVPEDRLRLLLDAVTPRSLRFFGADLTRVQLRAQDLAWSHGEGTPVYGEAQDLLLVLFGRRLPPGRLNGGPEGHLVPPTLVA; encoded by the coding sequence GTGAGCCGCCGTACGATCGCCGCGGCCGTCGCCGCCGAACGCCGCGAGCTGGCCGACGTACTGGACGCGCTCACCCCGGACGCATGGGACGCCCCGTCGCTGTGCACCGGCTGGCGCGTCCGCGAGGTCGCCGCCCACCTGTCCCTCGGCTTCCGCACCACCCTCCCCGGCTTCGCCCTCGAACTGCTGCGGGCCCGCGGCGGCCTGCACCGGATGACCGACCGCACGGCCCGCCGCGACGCCGCCGCCTTCACCACGCGTGAGCTGGCCGAGCTGCTCCGCGAGCACGCCGGCCACCCGTGGAAACCGCCCGCCGCCGGGCCCACCGGAGCCCTCGCCCACGACGTGGTCCACGGCCTCGACATCACCGTCGCCCTCGACCACCCGCGCCGCGTCCCCGAGGACCGGCTGCGGCTCCTCCTCGACGCCGTCACCCCGCGCTCCCTGCGCTTCTTCGGCGCGGACCTGACCCGCGTCCAGCTGCGCGCGCAGGACCTGGCCTGGTCCCACGGCGAGGGAACTCCCGTGTACGGGGAAGCCCAGGACCTGCTGCTCGTCCTCTTCGGCCGCCGCCTTCCCCCGGGTCGGCTGAACGGGGGACCGGAGGGCCACCTTGTACCGCCTACCCTTGTTGCATGA